In Astyanax mexicanus isolate ESR-SI-001 chromosome 25, AstMex3_surface, whole genome shotgun sequence, a genomic segment contains:
- the LOC125787618 gene encoding CD209 antigen-like protein D yields the protein MSLSVYEDLIYFEELNRADRDEITVVIYESSDSVRGLDPDTEVEDANMMKTQQADKAVRDGWIYFSSSLYYVSTERKSWTESRNDCRKRGSDLVIINSREEQVFINTLRKGQLVWIGLSDGETEGVWKWVDGSELITGFWYPGQPDNYGEEDCVFYGFGSDPVKNWADYPCNRDLIWICEKRI from the exons atgtctctgagtgtttatgaggATCTGATCTACTTTGAGGAGCTGAACAGAGCAGATCGAGACGAGATAACGGTGGTTATATATGAGAGTTCAGACTCTGTTAGAGGCCTCGACCCCGACACTGAGGTGGAGGACGCCAACATGATGAAGACACAACAAGCAG ATAAAGCAGTTAGAGACGGGTGGATCTACTTCAgctccagtctttactacgtctctaCTGAGAGGAAGAGCTGGACTGAGAGCAGAAACGACTGCAGAAAGAGAGgatcagacctggtgatcatcaacagcagagaagaacag GTcttcattaacacattgagaaaaggtcagctggtttggattggtctgagtgacggtgaaacagagggggtctggaaatgggtggacggatcagaactgatcactgg gttctggtACCCTGGACAACCCGATAATTACGGAGAGGAGGACTGTGTTTTTTACGGCTTTGGGTCTGATCCTGTGAAGAACTGGGCTGATTATCCCTGTAATCGTGATTTAATTTGgatctgtgaaaagagaatataa